Genomic DNA from Paenibacillus sp. KS-LC4:
TGCTGCTTTACAGCGCGAGCAGGAGATGCGGAGGCAGACGGAAAGCTGGCGGGAGGAATGGATCGCCGGGGTGACTCATGATTTGAAGACGCCCTTGTCATCCATTACGGGCTATGCCCATCTGCTCGCAGAGCCCAAATACGAGTGGTCGCAGGCGGATGTGCGCAAGTTTTCTGCTACGATGCTGGAAAAATCGGCGCATATGGACATGCTGATCAGCGATCTGGCGATGACCTATCGCTTAAAGACGGGGATTTTGCCACCCGATATTGAGGAGGTGGAATTAAGTGGCTGGCTGCGGGACACACTGAAGCTGGCTGCGGATGATCCTCTGTTTGGCAAAGAGCGAATTCGGTTCCAAGCATCTACTCAGAAAGGCGTGTGGGTTCAGCTCTATATCCCGTGGCTGGAGCGTATCGTTAACAATATTGCTGCAAATGCGCTTTTGCATAATGCACCGGATACGGTTTTAAGCGTCTCTTTGATTGTTGCGAATGAGAAGAAAAATGAAGGCATTACGATCGAATTTGCCGACAATGGCGGCGGAATGGATGAGAACACGCTGAATCGGCTGTTTGAACGGTATTATCGCGGCACGGATACCGCCTCTTCGCCAAATGGCTCGGGGCTTGGAATGGCGATTGCCAAAGGGCTGACAGAAGCGATGGGCGGCCATATCTCGGTCGTAACGACTTTGGGGCAAGGCACAATCATTCGACTTGTTTGGAGCGATTTAATAGTGAAGGAGTCAGCTAGAGCTGGCAGTGGAGCTTCAGACACGCCCTAGAGAAGCTTTAACGGGTAAAATGACAGTGGGGCTTCCTTTCGATCAGGGGGAGGGGCAAATGGTGCAAGACAAGGCTGGATGCATAAAGCGTCTAGCCTTTCTTTTTTGGCAGGAAATGCTCCTGTCACCTTTTATCTTATTTTGGCGTTGCAATTATTTACATAAAATTAGCGAAATATGCCTTTGGGCTGCCTGAGAAGAAAAAACGAATGGTAGAAAATGTGACTCGTCAGTATTTTCCCTGCTTAAAATCGAGTTTTAACACAAAATCATAGATTTATATATCATTCGATGTCATATGTCACTTCTTATAACTTTTGAAGAAACTTAACGTTACAATGGACGAATTGAATATTTTTTTGCATTATTATCAAGAAAATTCTTTTAATATGCAGGGGAAACAGGTAAAATGAAAAAAACTCATTGTCGGTGTAACTCGATAGTGCGCGGTCGCGGTAAAGCGGCAGTTTTCAAAATATAAGAATGTATAAGCTTCACACTTGTACTCCGCTTATATTTCTAGGGCAAGGCTCCTCGCACGTCCTAGAAGGACGACGAGGTCGTTTTTGCTTGAAATATTAAGAATGTATAAGTTTTGGACTTATATATGGACTTATATTTCTCGTGGTGAAACGCGCTGCGCCGCCAAAGGATGGCGACAGCCGTTTCACCTTGTGCAGACCAATTTAGAGTGAAGGAATGATTTCGAAGATGACAGTTGTTGTTGCAGAAGAAACATTAAACCCTTATAAAATTGCCCAGCAGCAGATTGATACCGCAGTTGCCCATCTGAAGCTGCCTGAGCATGTGACTCAAATTTTGAAGCATCCGATGCGCGTATTGTCGGTTAACTTCCCGGTTCGTATGGATGATGGTTCTGTGCAGGTTTTTGAAGGCTACCGTTCCCAGCATAATGATGCGATTGGGCCAACTAAAGGCGGCATTCGTTTCCACCCAGACGTTACGCTAGATGAAGTAAAAGCATTGTCGATGTGGATGAGCTTCAAATGTGGCGTTGTTGGCTTGCCTTACGGCGGCGGCAAAGGCGGCGTTATCTGTGATCCTCGCAAAATGAGCAAGGGTGAGCTGGAACGTGTAAGCCGCGCATTTATGGAAGCTATTGCCGACTTTGTTGGACCGGATAAAGATATTCCTGCTCCAGACGTGTATACGACGCCGCAAATTATGGGCTGGATGATGGACACGTACAGCAAGATGAAAGGCAAAAACTCCCCAGGCGTTATCACAGGCAAGCCGCTTATTATCGGTGGCTCCAAAGGTCGTAATGAAGCAACGGCGCAAGGCTGTGTTTATACGATTTTCGCAGCGCTTAAAGATAAGAATCTTCCGGTACAAAATGCGACTGTAGCCGTTCAAGGCTTCGGCAACGCAGGAAGAATCGCAGCTCGTCTGCTTAGCGAAGCAGGCTGTAAAATCGTAGCGATCAGCGATTCGCGCGGCGGCATTTACGATCCAAACGGACTGGACTACGATAAAATTTCCGATCTTAAAGACAATG
This window encodes:
- a CDS encoding Glu/Leu/Phe/Val dehydrogenase, giving the protein MTVVVAEETLNPYKIAQQQIDTAVAHLKLPEHVTQILKHPMRVLSVNFPVRMDDGSVQVFEGYRSQHNDAIGPTKGGIRFHPDVTLDEVKALSMWMSFKCGVVGLPYGGGKGGVICDPRKMSKGELERVSRAFMEAIADFVGPDKDIPAPDVYTTPQIMGWMMDTYSKMKGKNSPGVITGKPLIIGGSKGRNEATAQGCVYTIFAALKDKNLPVQNATVAVQGFGNAGRIAARLLSEAGCKIVAISDSRGGIYDPNGLDYDKISDLKDNASILDYGQSFVISNEALLELDVDILVPAALENVITAVNADRIQAKIIAEAANGPTTPEADRVLFQKGIVVIPDVLANAGGVTVSYFEWVQNLMNYYWSEAEVLEKLETNMIQSYVAVRDLAKEHSTDLRTAAYMISIKRIAAAMEARGWV